The Mycolicibacterium aurum genome segment TGAGGAGTGGGCTAAGGACGGTATTGCGGAAGCCGGATACCGTTCAAAAATCTACGTGACACCACTCGACTTCGATCCCGCACACGGCGAGGTGTTCCACGCTCCGTACCAGCCGCTGACTAACGACGAGGCCGACCTGATGATGAGCCGCGTGCTGGACGCCCGCGACTTCGTGATCGAGGAGGTCATGCTGCTCAGTGCTCTGGAGATCGCACGGATCGTCGGGGAGCAGCGAGAGCGGAAGCAGACCGTGTACCTGCTCGGCTTCGACTTCAGCCCAGAACTGGGTTTCTCCAAGGGCGCGAGCGCTGGCTTCGAGCCGGGGCTCGACCGAGACCGCGCCGCGAACGTATCAATCCAGCAGCATTTCCTTCGCAACGCGCTCTATATGCTCAAGGGCTCTGTACTAGAGGTCGTTCACGTCGGTGAGCACGATTTCTCTGCGCTCTCAGTGTCCGGCCTAAACGCACGGTTCGCGCCGGCGCCTGTTGTGCGTCCCTCGACCGTAGAGCGGGACGAGCAGGAAGTCCTTGTCATCGCCGAGGTGACCACCAATCACTTCGGCGACCGGGAACGGCTGGAGCGGTTAATTCGGGAAGCGCACGCTGCCGGTGCAGATTACGTCAAGGTCCAGAAGCGCGACGTTGACACCTTCTATTCCCCGGAGCAGTTGGCCGCACCCTACGTTTCGCCGTTCGGCTCGACTTTCGGCGACTATCGACGCGCGCTCGAACTCGATGAGGACGACTTCCGATTTATCGGGGGACTGACCGCAGAACTCGGAATCAGCTGGTATGCGTCGGTACTTGATGAGCCGTCGTTCCGGTTCATGTCTCAGTTTGACATGCCGATGGTGAAGCTGCCCAGCACTATCTCGGAACATACGGATTATCTCAGTCTGGTCGCACGCTCCTACCAGGGTCCGCTGGTGCTCTCCACAGGAATGACCAATCAGGCATTCGAGCGCTGGGTGCTGGAGACGTTCAGCGACCAGCAGACGCTCTACTTGATGCACGCCAACTCGGCATATCCGACGCCGGGGCACGACTGCAACATCGGCGTGGTACGACACTACAGCCTCCTCGCCGAGAAGTATCCGCACATCATCCCGGGCTACTCAAGCCACGACTTCGGTTCGTTGGCATCTGTACTCGCGGTAGCGGCTGGTGCGCGCATGGTTGAGAAGCACGTCAAACTCGGAAACACCGAATGGGCCCATTTCGATGCTGTGGCGGTCGACCTCACCACCTCAGCGTTCAAAGATTATGTACAAGACGTCCGACGCGCACAGACCATCGTCGGCTCATCGGTGAAGCGG includes the following:
- a CDS encoding N-acetylneuraminate synthase family protein produces the protein MDGPTLESFSRRVGDIASTYDTDVVLILGKGPSVDSIDRESLRGNFVVALNDAERFMPADVAIFHEEWAKDGIAEAGYRSKIYVTPLDFDPAHGEVFHAPYQPLTNDEADLMMSRVLDARDFVIEEVMLLSALEIARIVGEQRERKQTVYLLGFDFSPELGFSKGASAGFEPGLDRDRAANVSIQQHFLRNALYMLKGSVLEVVHVGEHDFSALSVSGLNARFAPAPVVRPSTVERDEQEVLVIAEVTTNHFGDRERLERLIREAHAAGADYVKVQKRDVDTFYSPEQLAAPYVSPFGSTFGDYRRALELDEDDFRFIGGLTAELGISWYASVLDEPSFRFMSQFDMPMVKLPSTISEHTDYLSLVARSYQGPLVLSTGMTNQAFERWVLETFSDQQTLYLMHANSAYPTPGHDCNIGVVRHYSLLAEKYPHIIPGYSSHDFGSLASVLAVAAGARMVEKHVKLGNTEWAHFDAVAVDLTTSAFKDYVQDVRRAQTIVGSSVKRVTASEHHKYAVSR